The sequence ATGAATTCATGTTGGCCCCTCTCAGTTGTAACGACTCACCATAAGATATGAGAGCTTCTAAAATAACTTAACGAAAGCAATGTCACGTCAAACCTCTCTTGTTCGGGAGAATCGAAACACATCACACTTGACTTGAGTTATAACAACCCGGTTCGCTGTGTAGAACTCGTAAATATTAACGTGCTTCAGATAAAATAACAACCAACGAACTTTTAAAGAATAAATGGTTTCTAACTGAGTATGAGAATATGTTGATTAATGAGATAGAATAGATATATTCTAGGTATTTCCATTTATGTTCTTCATGTAACATTCTGACCGAATGACCCTTCTTTACTACTTTAACAGCCTCTTCTTATCTTATCGAAAACAAGGGTCCGAAGAAGAGTTCTCTGAAATAACTATGTTGTACGAAAAATGCTACTCTAGATATATGATATAAGCCCTTGGGGATACCCGTGCCCCCATACGCATTCATGTAGGCCCCTATTTGTATGTATGGGGGATCCAAAGGCCTAAACTCTGCGGAGTGCAACACTCGAGTGGAGAATAGTTAGAGCCCATGTTTACTTATTTCGACATGGCTCTGCATGTTATCCGCGACGGAACAACACAAGGacatttttaaaactttaaagtaCGTGGCTACTAGGATCTGATATAATGTCAACCACATACAATTACCTAGTAGATACATAAAAAATCAGGCAAAAATTTGTTGTTTATATCTTCTTCACAGCACAGGCTGGCATCGATTTCTCTTCTTTGAAGTATAATTGACAAGATAAATGCAGAGACGAGGCTTGTCATGAAACTGAAGGAGGGTGACCATACCTTCTTTCATTAAGGTAATTGAATACTTGTCTCAAATTCCCTCTCGATGGCCGGGCATTGACAGCAAATTTAGAGATAAATACTAATCGTCTTCGGAGCTCAAACTTGGAGATATGGGAATTATTGAAGGATTTCCCGTCATCGAAGTTTCCTGTTGAAAAAGCTCAAGAACTAACGAAATCCGTGGAAGGCATAAACAAAATGATAGTCATAAATGAAACCAGCCACTCAGTTGCTACTACATTTTGTGATAATGATTCATTCCTAGAACTAGGATTCTCTTCTGGATAGCATCAAAGAAAGTTCTAGCATTATGTCCAATTTTTCAACGAGCATAAACTCAAACCATAAAGAAAATATCTCACACCCCCCGACGACATAGAACCAAGACAAGGTTTCAAGTTTTACCTGCTTCATCATATAATAAAGTCAAGATTGCCAAACAGATGCAGATGCTTACATCTTCTCCTGTGAAGAAAGAAACCACCAAAAAGGATATTTAATAACAGGCTGAAACAATATGAATACAATGATCCATTTGATTTCGTTTGCTTTGAGAAGCAAGAAACTACAGGATATGCAAAAGCATTCAAAATTTAAGCCACACGGCCCACGGGCAAAGAAAAAGTTCAGTCTTTGAGGATAAGAGGGAAAAAAGAGAGTTTTCAGTATCAGCGGAATGGGGAAGGCATAGAAGATATCACACAAGAAGCGATGAGTTAGATCGAAGAAAACCATCACTTGTGTTTCTCTCACCGAGATGTCACTGGTGGGACAACAATGTAGCTgataatttcaaaatcataGAATTCTTACCATTTTGGCAGCAAACTAAAAGCTTTCTCCCCTCGCGCAACTGTGTCTGGGAAAAATTCAGCGCAGAAGGGAGATGTCTTAACAAAGAGAAACGATCATGTTTGGAGTCCTGTTCACAATTAGAACATAAGTTTGAGAAATCTTGACAAAGAACGAATTTGGAATCCCATTCACTTCTAAAAACAGAAGCgaaagaaacaaataaaatgAATCACAAACgagaaaattttgatgaaataGAATCAACCGACAGACATACCACAATGGGCAAATGCAAATGAAATCCAGAGTTCTTCGGAGAGATATTAGACTCTTTATCACAGTTCAAGATGCAATTATCAGGAGCCACCTCCATGgctgaaaaattgaaaatttagtgCACTTGTTTTCTAGTCCAAGATGCAAATAAAGATGCACCGGTGAAATAGAAAATAACTGGAGTAAAATTTCAAGTAACATAACTTTTATATGATATTGACCCCATCAGTGACTTCACAAAATTATGCTTTGAAAAGTAAACAACTAGGGGAACTACTAAACAAAAGAGATGTACCAAGTTGAGTTCTGCCAACTGCTATATTGGTTGGTCCCAACCAAAATAAAGAAACCTCTCCAAACAATTGTTCATTCTCAATTACGGTTTTAGTATCCAAGTCTAATGGCCTTTCTGGGGCAAACTTGCTCTCTGTCACCAGCTTTGAAGGCCTGGCTGACACCTGAGGAGCATTTTCCCCCCTCTGTGCACGACGAACTCTGTCCTTTTCAACAATATCCGCAATCTTTTGATTACACGAGGCTGGATCTGATCTTATTACATCATGGGCATGTTTCCAGAAAAGATCAGGGCGTAGACCTCTAGACCAACTTTCCTCATCGTCTCCCGCCCCGGCAATATAATTCCAACTAAACTCTGAAGAAGTATGATGTTGATAATTGCCATTTGAGGATGACGCTGAGACAAGTATTATTGGTGTAAAACCCCATGAATCATAATCTGGGACTTCATTCATCCATATGACAGTCTTCTGTGAAATCCATAATGGTCTTAGAGGCTTTTTAAGTGATGATGAAACAGAAGCAATATCAGCTCCACTAGCCTCCAATTCCTTGGTCCACCCTTCCAATCGGTTTTCAATCATTAGTTTCTCAGTTTGTGAAACCCAAAGGGGAAGATGCAAGGAACAATCCCAATATGTCGAGTCTTGTCCTAAACCATTTAAGTCCTGTTGAAGTGCATTTAAGTCAATTATGATGCATGTAAATATCATTACATAAATCTATCAACAAGCAATTATATATCCACTTGACAGTTCGATTAGCTAAACCTTTTTAACTATggacaaattttgaaaattgaatgtgaaaataATGTCAATGGATAATATATAACATTCCAGTTTAAATTAAGTTCTCAAAGCTTCAAATCATTTTCCTGGATGATAGGATACATCccgcaatatttattaattacaaaaaatgaAGCTAGCATTCAAGATCAATCCTATTCGAGCAGTCCACAAGATAATATATTAGAGAAGCCTTGCGAAAATACGCGACCATCGTGAAGTAAATGCTACAAGGTGACCTCTGTCATTTAGCATCTTAAGCTTAGCCTTGAAAACACAATGTGATAACAAACTATGAGTATTCCCTATCACAGCAGAATCAAATTTCTTACTGGCTATTTATTATCAGCACTTGTTCACAGCATACAATCATCAATTAACATATATCTGAACAAATAATATAGGCACATTTCTTCAAGTGTGAATATCGAAGGCACTCAATCCAGGAAATGAAATTTCTTTCACTTACATTCTCAGAAACATGAAGACCACCCAATGCCATGCGATAATTGAGAATTGCACGATTTAAGACACAAGTCCATATCGGTATAGTCTTGGACATGCTGTCGGGAAATCTCTTCCCTTTTCGTGTTGAATCAACGATCATGCATCCTCCCCTCTGTCCTACCACCAGAAATCAATTGAACAAGTCATTGTCCATTCCATATCAGCATACATGACTGCGCAACTTGCCACATAAAAGGCATATACACCACACAACAGTGATGAGAGTGAATCCACATCAATTTGTGGCACGGTGCAAGTTTCGATTTCTTTCTGGTGATCTAgcattttttataatttcattttcACCCGTTACAATATAACCGACACACACCTCGTTTTATCACACATTTTCTCGCTATTTGCGACAATATTGTCAGATTAACATGGATACAGGAGATGGAATACTCAAGATTTCCAAAACAAgaccaataaaattttataaaaccaaAGTCTGACAAATGAAGAATCTCCAATACACGCTC comes from Primulina huaijiensis isolate GDHJ02 chromosome 17, ASM1229523v2, whole genome shotgun sequence and encodes:
- the LOC140963625 gene encoding uncharacterized protein C3F10.06c isoform X1 — protein: MEFTQERLSNSIYKVSRAIKRRDNSLYNALRSIYEDSIFVGEISQLWPELPLLANLRCGLWYSPKFDSNCYFKSTDGHTNNLSFNTCRLNLHVALVAGQRGGCMIVDSTRKGKRFPDSMSKTIPIWTCVLNRAILNYRMALGGLHVSENDLNGLGQDSTYWDCSLHLPLWVSQTEKLMIENRLEGWTKELEASGADIASVSSSLKKPLRPLWISQKTVIWMNEVPDYDSWGFTPIILVSASSSNGNYQHHTSSEFSWNYIAGAGDDEESWSRGLRPDLFWKHAHDVIRSDPASCNQKIADIVEKDRVRRAQRGENAPQVSARPSKLVTESKFAPERPLDLDTKTVIENEQLFGEVSLFWLGPTNIAVGRTQLAMEVAPDNCILNCDKESNISPKNSGFHLHLPIVDSKHDRFSLLRHLPSALNFSQTQLREGRKLLVCCQNGEDVSICICLAILTLLYDEAGNFDDGKSFNNSHISKFELRRRLVFISKFAVNARPSRGNLRQVFNYLNERRYGHPPSVS
- the LOC140963625 gene encoding uncharacterized protein C3F10.06c isoform X2; protein product: MIVDSTRKGKRFPDSMSKTIPIWTCVLNRAILNYRMALGGLHVSENDLNGLGQDSTYWDCSLHLPLWVSQTEKLMIENRLEGWTKELEASGADIASVSSSLKKPLRPLWISQKTVIWMNEVPDYDSWGFTPIILVSASSSNGNYQHHTSSEFSWNYIAGAGDDEESWSRGLRPDLFWKHAHDVIRSDPASCNQKIADIVEKDRVRRAQRGENAPQVSARPSKLVTESKFAPERPLDLDTKTVIENEQLFGEVSLFWLGPTNIAVGRTQLAMEVAPDNCILNCDKESNISPKNSGFHLHLPIVDSKHDRFSLLRHLPSALNFSQTQLREGRKLLVCCQNGEDVSICICLAILTLLYDEAGNFDDGKSFNNSHISKFELRRRLVFISKFAVNARPSRGNLRQVFNYLNERRYGHPPSVS